The Streptomyces avermitilis MA-4680 = NBRC 14893 genome contains a region encoding:
- a CDS encoding acyl-CoA dehydrogenase family protein, with product MNDTSPALPVAVLAAAESAAAHATAADDARRLGDETVALLTHAGFARHFVPRAWGGTEGTFDSLLTAVTAVGEGCASAAWCAVLWAAHSRFAAYLPYEGQRDLWSAGPDVRISASVRPSGEARRLPSGWLLSGEWECVSGVDFADWLLLCAPEPGVEGAAGSRMFAVPKGDIRVRDSWHSTGLRGTGSHTAVLEPALVPEHRTFPMADLLAGTPGPGRSRCHTVPGHLAGGLLFCAPALGAARRALAEWSSWAARAQTRGRPQDDGSRLHHALARSADDMEAAQLLLQDAARCADTGTRAEADVLRNRRITAAAADLLVDGVERLFRTAGVHACGGPGVLERSWRDVHTVAAHQMLRREAAAMVYATSVFSSLTEPRPPATAPQPAALLEVSARES from the coding sequence GTGAACGATACGTCGCCGGCGCTGCCGGTCGCCGTCCTGGCCGCGGCCGAGAGCGCCGCCGCACATGCCACGGCCGCCGACGACGCCCGCAGGCTCGGCGACGAGACCGTCGCGCTCCTGACCCACGCGGGCTTCGCGCGCCACTTCGTGCCCCGCGCCTGGGGCGGCACGGAGGGCACGTTCGACAGCCTGCTCACGGCGGTCACCGCGGTGGGGGAGGGGTGCGCCTCCGCGGCCTGGTGCGCGGTCCTGTGGGCGGCCCACAGCCGGTTCGCGGCCTACTTACCGTACGAAGGGCAGCGCGACCTGTGGTCGGCCGGCCCCGACGTACGGATCTCCGCGTCGGTCAGGCCGTCGGGTGAGGCGCGCCGGCTGCCGTCCGGCTGGCTGCTGAGCGGCGAGTGGGAGTGCGTCAGCGGGGTGGACTTCGCGGACTGGCTTCTGCTGTGCGCACCGGAGCCCGGCGTGGAGGGCGCGGCGGGGTCGCGCATGTTCGCGGTGCCGAAGGGCGACATCCGCGTACGTGACTCCTGGCACAGCACCGGGCTGCGCGGCACCGGCAGCCACACCGCGGTGCTGGAACCCGCCCTCGTACCCGAGCACCGCACCTTCCCCATGGCGGACCTGCTGGCCGGGACACCCGGCCCGGGACGGTCCCGGTGCCACACCGTGCCGGGTCACCTCGCCGGCGGCCTTCTCTTCTGCGCCCCGGCGCTCGGCGCGGCCCGCCGCGCGCTGGCGGAGTGGTCGTCCTGGGCGGCCCGGGCCCAGACCCGGGGACGGCCGCAGGACGACGGCAGCCGTCTGCACCACGCCCTGGCGCGCTCGGCCGACGACATGGAGGCCGCCCAGCTCCTCCTCCAGGACGCGGCCCGGTGCGCCGACACGGGCACCCGCGCCGAGGCGGACGTCCTCAGGAACCGCCGGATCACCGCCGCCGCCGCCGACCTGCTCGTGGACGGGGTCGAACGTCTCTTCCGCACCGCCGGCGTCCACGCCTGCGGCGGCCCCGGCGTCCTCGAACGCAGCTGGCGCGACGTGCACACGGTCGCCGCCCACCAGATGCTGCGCAGGGAAGCGGCGGCGATGGTCTACGCGACGTCCGTCTTCTCCTCGCTGACCGAGCCCCGCCCCCCGGCCACGGCACCCCAGCCGGCCGCACTGCTGGAGGTCTCCGCACGTGAGTCCTGA
- a CDS encoding DUF4236 domain-containing protein: protein MPLTFRKSFRILPGVRLNINKHSWSLTTGGKHGPRHTHSSTGRRTTSMDLPGPFGWRRTRTDKRH from the coding sequence ATGCCACTCACATTCCGCAAGAGCTTCCGCATCCTCCCCGGGGTGCGCCTGAACATAAACAAGCACTCCTGGTCCCTCACCACCGGCGGCAAGCACGGGCCTCGCCACACCCACAGCAGCACCGGACGACGTACGACATCGATGGATTTGCCCGGACCTTTCGGGTGGCGTCGTACCCGTACGGACAAGCGCCACTGA
- the acnA gene encoding aconitate hydratase AcnA, producing the protein MSANSFDARSTLQVGDESYEIFRLDKVEGSARLPYSLKVLLENLLRTEDGANITADHIRSIGNWDSQAQPSQEIQFTPARVIMQDFTGVPCVVDLATMREAVKELGGDPAKINPLAPAELVIDHSVIADKFGTNDAFAQNVELEYGRNKERYQFLRWGQTAFDEFKVVPPGTGIVHQVNIEHLARTVMVRGGQAYPDTLVGTDSHTTMVNGLGVLGWGVGGIEAEAAMLGQPVSMLIPRVVGFKLTGELKPGTTATDLVLTITEMLRKHGVVGKFVEFYGEGVAATSLANRATIGNMSPEFGSTAAIFPIDDETLKYLRLTGRDEQQVALVEAYAKEQGLWLDPAAEPDFSEKLELDLSTVVPSIAGPKRPQDRIVLANAAQQFAQDVRNYVDEVDEAGKESFPASDAPALRPNGAPSRPTLVTAPDGSTYEIDHGAVTVAAITSCTNTSNPYVMVAAALVAKKAVEKGLTRKPWVKTTLAPGSKVVTDYFDKAGLTPYLDKVGFNLVGYGCTTCIGNSGPLPEEVSKAVNEHDLAVTSVLSGNRNFEGRINPDVKMNYLASPPLVVAYALAGSMKVDITKDALGIDQDGKPVYLADIWPSEAEVNDVVANAIGEDMFNKSYQDVFAGDAQWQALPIPTGNTFEWDPQSTYVRKPPYFEGMAHEPSPVTDITGARVLAKLGDSVTTDHISPAGAIKADTPAGKYLTEHGVERRDFNSYGSRRGNHEVMIRGTFANIRLRNQIAPGTEGGYTRDFTQPGAPVSFIYDASRNYIEQGTPLAILAGKEYGSGSSRDWAAKGTALLGVKAVIAESYERIHRSNLIGMGVLPLQFPEGANAESLGLTGEETFSFTGVEELNNGTTPRTVKVTTDTGVEFDAVVRIDTPGEADYYRNGGIMQYVLRSLIRK; encoded by the coding sequence GTGTCGGCGAACAGCTTCGACGCCCGCAGCACGCTGCAGGTGGGCGACGAGTCGTACGAGATCTTCCGGCTGGACAAGGTGGAAGGCTCGGCTCGCCTTCCGTACAGCCTGAAGGTGCTGCTGGAGAACCTGCTCCGCACCGAGGACGGCGCGAACATCACCGCCGACCACATCCGGTCCATCGGCAACTGGGACTCCCAGGCGCAGCCCAGCCAGGAGATCCAGTTCACGCCCGCCCGCGTGATCATGCAGGACTTCACCGGCGTGCCCTGCGTCGTGGACCTCGCCACCATGCGTGAGGCCGTGAAGGAGCTCGGCGGCGACCCCGCGAAGATCAACCCGCTGGCGCCGGCCGAGCTGGTCATCGACCACTCCGTCATCGCCGACAAGTTCGGCACGAACGACGCCTTCGCGCAGAACGTCGAGCTGGAGTACGGCCGCAACAAGGAGCGCTACCAGTTCCTGCGCTGGGGCCAGACCGCCTTCGACGAGTTCAAGGTCGTCCCGCCGGGCACCGGCATCGTCCACCAGGTCAACATCGAGCACCTCGCTCGCACGGTCATGGTCCGAGGCGGCCAGGCCTACCCGGACACCCTGGTCGGCACCGACTCCCACACCACCATGGTCAACGGCCTCGGTGTGCTGGGCTGGGGCGTCGGTGGCATCGAGGCCGAGGCCGCGATGCTCGGCCAGCCGGTCTCGATGCTCATCCCGCGCGTCGTCGGCTTCAAGCTCACCGGTGAGCTCAAGCCCGGCACGACCGCCACGGACCTCGTGCTCACGATCACCGAGATGCTGCGCAAGCACGGCGTCGTCGGCAAGTTCGTCGAGTTCTACGGCGAGGGTGTGGCGGCCACGAGCCTCGCCAACCGCGCCACCATCGGCAACATGTCGCCGGAGTTCGGCTCCACCGCCGCGATCTTCCCGATCGACGACGAGACCCTGAAGTACCTGCGCCTGACCGGCCGTGACGAGCAGCAGGTCGCGCTCGTCGAGGCGTACGCCAAGGAGCAGGGCCTCTGGCTCGACCCGGCCGCCGAGCCCGACTTCTCCGAGAAGCTCGAGCTCGACCTCTCCACGGTCGTCCCGTCGATCGCCGGCCCGAAGCGCCCGCAGGACCGCATCGTCCTCGCCAACGCGGCCCAGCAGTTCGCCCAGGACGTCCGCAACTACGTGGACGAGGTGGACGAGGCGGGCAAGGAGTCCTTCCCGGCCTCCGACGCCCCCGCGCTCCGCCCCAACGGTGCGCCGAGCCGCCCGACCCTCGTCACGGCCCCCGACGGCTCGACGTACGAGATCGACCACGGCGCGGTGACGGTCGCGGCCATCACCTCCTGCACCAACACCTCGAACCCGTACGTCATGGTCGCCGCCGCGCTCGTCGCGAAGAAGGCCGTGGAGAAGGGCCTGACCCGCAAGCCGTGGGTCAAGACCACCCTCGCCCCGGGCTCCAAGGTCGTCACCGACTACTTCGACAAGGCGGGGCTCACCCCCTACCTCGACAAGGTCGGCTTCAACCTCGTCGGCTACGGCTGCACCACCTGCATCGGTAACTCCGGCCCGCTGCCGGAGGAGGTCTCCAAGGCCGTCAACGAGCACGACCTCGCGGTCACCTCGGTCCTCTCCGGCAACCGGAACTTCGAGGGCCGCATCAACCCCGACGTCAAGATGAACTACCTGGCCTCCCCGCCGCTGGTCGTCGCCTACGCGCTCGCGGGCTCCATGAAGGTGGACATCACCAAGGACGCGCTGGGCATCGACCAGGACGGCAAGCCGGTCTACCTGGCCGACATCTGGCCCTCCGAGGCCGAGGTCAACGACGTCGTGGCGAACGCCATCGGCGAGGACATGTTCAACAAGTCCTACCAGGACGTCTTCGCGGGCGACGCCCAGTGGCAGGCGCTGCCGATCCCGACCGGCAACACCTTCGAGTGGGACCCGCAGTCCACCTACGTCCGCAAGCCCCCGTACTTCGAGGGCATGGCGCACGAGCCGTCCCCGGTCACCGACATCACCGGTGCCCGCGTGCTGGCCAAGCTGGGCGACTCGGTCACCACCGACCACATCTCCCCGGCCGGCGCCATCAAGGCCGACACCCCGGCCGGCAAGTACCTCACCGAGCACGGTGTGGAGCGTCGTGACTTCAACTCCTACGGCTCGCGCCGAGGCAACCACGAGGTCATGATCCGCGGCACGTTCGCCAACATCCGCCTGCGCAACCAGATCGCGCCGGGCACCGAGGGCGGCTACACCCGCGACTTCACCCAGCCGGGCGCGCCGGTGTCGTTCATCTACGACGCCTCGCGCAACTACATCGAGCAGGGCACCCCGCTGGCCATCCTGGCCGGCAAGGAGTACGGCTCCGGCTCGTCCCGCGACTGGGCCGCCAAGGGCACCGCGCTCCTCGGCGTCAAGGCCGTCATCGCCGAGTCGTACGAGCGCATCCACCGCTCGAACCTCATCGGCATGGGCGTCCTGCCGCTCCAGTTCCCGGAGGGCGCGAACGCCGAGTCCCTCGGCCTCACCGGCGAGGAGACCTTCTCCTTCACCGGCGTCGAGGAGCTCAACAACGGCACCACCCCGCGCACGGTGAAGGTCACCACCGACACGGGCGTCGAGTTCGACGCG
- a CDS encoding ScbA/BarX family gamma-butyrolactone biosynthesis protein, producing MGATVEVLSFLQPVTRELVHRSSIAEVFVTDGVRTGENAFSVGAQWPRDHALYHPDENGLNDPLLFAETLRQAHFYGAHTYFGVPVGSRFIGQDVSFEITDPTALRVGAAPLAVVLNGTWTEERDRRGRPAGARLDVTLTVDGRPCGRGHTRGLMLDDRRYRLLRGRPAASGEVSPPRPAPDARIARPNRVGRLRWKDCVLERDRPDQDWRLRVDRDHAVLFDHPTDHVPLMVMLEGFRQLGHLTVHEASRRTLGDRAFALAGLSLDCAAFGELGETILLSLEKGPSEGVPTEECALRVAAHQGERLLARADMTWKCVGSRAPWSRFASW from the coding sequence ATGGGTGCCACGGTCGAAGTGCTCAGTTTCCTCCAGCCGGTGACACGAGAGCTGGTGCACCGCAGCTCCATCGCCGAGGTGTTTGTCACCGACGGTGTGCGCACCGGCGAGAACGCGTTCTCGGTCGGGGCCCAGTGGCCGCGCGATCACGCGCTCTACCACCCGGACGAGAACGGGCTGAACGATCCGCTGCTGTTCGCGGAGACCCTGCGCCAGGCCCACTTCTACGGGGCCCACACGTACTTCGGTGTGCCGGTCGGGTCCCGCTTCATCGGCCAGGACGTCAGCTTCGAGATCACGGATCCGACCGCGCTGCGCGTCGGCGCCGCGCCGCTGGCGGTGGTGCTGAACGGTACGTGGACCGAGGAGAGGGACCGGCGGGGACGGCCGGCCGGGGCGCGGCTGGACGTGACGCTCACGGTCGACGGCCGCCCCTGCGGACGCGGTCACACCCGAGGACTGATGCTGGACGACCGGCGCTACCGGCTCTTACGGGGGCGTCCGGCCGCGAGCGGCGAGGTGAGCCCGCCTCGTCCCGCGCCGGACGCCAGGATCGCCCGGCCGAACAGGGTGGGCCGGCTGCGCTGGAAGGACTGCGTACTGGAGCGGGACCGGCCCGACCAGGACTGGCGGCTGCGGGTCGACCGCGATCACGCGGTGCTCTTCGACCACCCCACCGATCACGTACCGCTGATGGTCATGCTGGAGGGCTTCCGGCAGCTCGGCCATCTCACCGTGCACGAGGCGTCCCGCAGGACGCTCGGCGACCGGGCCTTCGCCCTGGCCGGCCTCTCCCTGGACTGCGCCGCCTTCGGCGAGTTGGGGGAAACGATTTTGCTCTCCCTCGAGAAGGGTCCGTCCGAGGGCGTGCCGACCGAAGAGTGCGCTCTGCGCGTCGCGGCCCACCAGGGCGAGAGGCTGCTGGCCCGCGCCGACATGACCTGGAAGTGCGTGGGCAGCCGCGCTCCCTGGTCACGTTTCGCCTCGTGGTGA
- a CDS encoding TetR/AcrR family transcriptional regulator, whose product MPKQARALRTYDRVLDAAAYEFARYGYTNANLQNIADRIRLTKGALYGHFANKEELAAALDHHLSATLGVLLTEARTSPHPALGRLQSLVLGLGRLFRTDLRALAALRLAAETARSTAKPIPLLTETHDLVLQLVRETQQEGHWDASISTRPLADLIVAALFGTFWTETDTGHPGSDGTVDTMWEALAQALGGAPAR is encoded by the coding sequence ATGCCCAAGCAGGCACGCGCCCTGCGTACCTACGACCGTGTACTCGACGCGGCCGCCTACGAGTTCGCCCGATACGGCTACACGAACGCGAACCTGCAGAACATCGCGGACCGCATCAGGCTGACGAAGGGAGCGCTCTACGGGCATTTCGCCAACAAGGAGGAACTGGCCGCCGCGCTGGACCACCACCTGTCCGCCACGCTGGGGGTACTGCTCACCGAGGCCCGGACATCGCCCCATCCGGCACTGGGCCGGCTGCAGTCCCTCGTCCTCGGTCTGGGCCGGCTCTTCCGGACGGATCTGCGGGCCCTCGCGGCGCTGCGGCTCGCGGCGGAGACGGCCCGTTCGACCGCCAAGCCGATACCTCTGCTGACGGAGACGCACGACCTCGTCCTCCAGTTGGTGCGCGAGACACAGCAGGAGGGGCACTGGGACGCGTCGATCTCCACCAGGCCTCTGGCGGACCTCATCGTGGCGGCCCTCTTCGGCACGTTCTGGACGGAGACCGACACCGGCCACCCAGGGTCCGACGGGACCGTCGACACGATGTGGGAGGCCCTGGCTCAGGCGCTCGGCGGCGCCCCGGCCCGCTGA
- a CDS encoding HAD family hydrolase: MSPDLIPHQKSLSPSYLVFCDVDETLIRCKSGPEFLRHYFEFRHGAEGARRTEELLADLYARLARGLPRDEANREYHRAWRRCPVDEVEDRARHWYRERSRAADFYITATVDALRRHRAEGGAVALVSGSFPPLLPLVAEEVGAQYVLGARLERCGRVLTGELLGLPAIGDGKRVLARELLARHPHIDPADCYAYGDHPSDLPMLHMVGHATLVTPDGTHAPVKPAALT; encoded by the coding sequence GTGAGTCCTGACCTGATACCCCATCAAAAGAGCCTCTCGCCCTCCTACTTGGTGTTCTGCGACGTGGACGAGACCCTCATCCGCTGCAAGAGCGGCCCTGAATTCCTCCGCCACTACTTCGAGTTCCGGCACGGGGCCGAGGGCGCGCGCCGCACCGAGGAGCTCCTCGCGGACCTGTACGCGCGGCTGGCTCGTGGCCTGCCGCGCGATGAGGCCAACCGGGAGTACCACCGGGCCTGGCGCCGCTGCCCGGTCGACGAGGTCGAGGACCGGGCCCGCCACTGGTACCGGGAACGCAGCCGGGCCGCGGACTTCTACATCACCGCCACGGTCGACGCCCTGCGCCGGCACCGGGCCGAGGGCGGGGCCGTCGCCCTGGTCTCCGGGTCGTTCCCGCCGCTGCTGCCCCTCGTCGCGGAGGAGGTCGGGGCGCAGTACGTGCTCGGTGCCCGGCTGGAGCGCTGCGGGCGCGTCCTGACCGGCGAACTCCTGGGCCTGCCCGCGATCGGCGACGGCAAGCGCGTCCTGGCACGCGAACTCCTCGCCCGCCACCCGCACATCGACCCCGCCGACTGCTACGCGTACGGCGACCACCCCTCCGACCTGCCCATGCTGCACATGGTCGGCCACGCGACCCTGGTGACCCCCGACGGCACACACGCGCCCGTGAAGCCGGCGGCCCTGACCTGA
- a CDS encoding ScbR family autoregulator-binding transcription factor, with protein MSSERNGQSTRLPAGTPFDDTAHLKQQRAIRTRGTILNAAAAAFATDGFPQVTIKDIADGAEMTKGAVYFHFPNKEALAVAVLEEFYRRMQEAVNGALEHGDPTSPTTVVDVMRRLARAFHEDVFIHAGARLQIERPYIKAELPVPYVGTLKVLTELLDQCRTAGNLPKSTKPEALARALGSAVFGAQHISWVLNDREDIVERVEEIIDAFVPLH; from the coding sequence ATGAGTAGCGAGCGCAACGGACAGAGCACCCGTCTCCCGGCGGGCACCCCCTTCGACGACACCGCCCACCTCAAGCAGCAGCGTGCGATCCGCACCCGCGGCACGATCCTCAACGCCGCCGCCGCGGCGTTCGCCACGGACGGCTTCCCCCAGGTCACCATCAAGGACATCGCCGACGGCGCCGAGATGACCAAGGGAGCCGTCTACTTCCACTTCCCCAACAAGGAGGCGCTCGCCGTAGCGGTGCTGGAGGAGTTCTACCGGCGCATGCAGGAGGCCGTCAACGGCGCTCTGGAGCACGGGGACCCCACATCCCCGACGACCGTCGTCGACGTGATGAGGCGCCTCGCCCGCGCCTTCCACGAAGACGTCTTCATCCACGCCGGGGCCCGCCTGCAGATCGAACGGCCGTACATCAAGGCCGAGCTGCCGGTGCCGTACGTGGGGACGCTGAAGGTGCTCACCGAGCTCCTGGATCAGTGCCGCACCGCCGGCAACCTCCCCAAGAGCACGAAGCCCGAGGCCCTGGCCCGCGCGCTCGGCTCCGCCGTGTTCGGCGCCCAGCACATCTCCTGGGTGCTGAACGACCGCGAGGACATCGTGGAGCGGGTGGAGGAGATCATCGACGCCTTCGTGCCACTGCACTGA
- a CDS encoding MDR family MFS transporter: MSATRPSRPGGPAAEPAATPPNVRWTLLGVMLGMLLAMLDNTIVSTSMPTIVGDLGGMEHISWVVTAYALATAVSTPVWGKLGDLYSRKHAFLAAITVFLIGSVASGAAQSMTQLISFRVVQGLGAGGLAALAFALIGSLVSPRERGRYQGMTATVMAIGTVGGPLLGGLITGHLGWRWSFYINLPLGLVTLVWCQVMLRLPVQRTKARIDWLGILLMTVTISAVVLAATWAGTTYAWGSWQIVSLAVVTVLGLTAFIASQKRAVEPVLPLRVFDTGNFRLAGVMVFAAGAAMFGATLYLPLFQQSVQGADATSSGLLLLPMVVPIALVSNIAGKVMSRTGKYKIFPILGAGFLAVGLFLLSTMDTGTSRTVTSFYMVLVGVGLGFLMQMTTTIAQNSVEMRDMGVASAGVTLFRTIGGSLGVAVFGSLFTRATEHHLPSAASGNADASLSGSAVDRLPQGAKDAYLTAVADGTQQIFLVAAAVCLAALLAALAVKEVPLRGKPVAAEPAEQPSAEKARIWR; encoded by the coding sequence ATGTCCGCGACTCGTCCCTCCCGGCCCGGCGGCCCGGCCGCCGAGCCGGCCGCCACCCCGCCCAACGTGCGTTGGACGCTGCTCGGCGTGATGCTCGGAATGCTGCTGGCGATGCTCGACAACACGATCGTCAGCACATCGATGCCGACGATCGTCGGCGACCTGGGCGGCATGGAGCACATCTCCTGGGTGGTGACCGCCTATGCGCTGGCCACCGCCGTCTCCACCCCCGTATGGGGCAAACTCGGCGACCTCTACAGCCGCAAGCACGCCTTCCTCGCCGCGATCACCGTCTTCCTGATCGGCTCGGTCGCCTCCGGCGCGGCACAGTCCATGACCCAGCTGATCAGCTTCCGCGTCGTCCAGGGACTGGGTGCCGGCGGCCTGGCCGCGCTCGCGTTCGCGCTGATCGGCTCCCTGGTGTCGCCGCGCGAGCGCGGCCGCTATCAGGGCATGACCGCCACCGTGATGGCGATCGGCACCGTCGGCGGCCCGCTCCTGGGCGGCCTCATCACCGGCCACCTGGGATGGCGCTGGTCGTTCTACATCAACCTGCCGCTCGGTCTGGTCACCCTGGTGTGGTGCCAGGTGATGCTGCGCCTGCCGGTCCAGCGCACCAAGGCGAGGATCGACTGGCTCGGCATCCTCCTGATGACCGTCACGATCAGCGCGGTGGTGCTCGCCGCGACCTGGGCGGGTACGACGTACGCGTGGGGCTCCTGGCAGATCGTCTCGCTGGCCGTCGTCACCGTGCTCGGCCTGACCGCGTTCATCGCCTCGCAGAAGCGCGCCGTGGAGCCGGTACTGCCGCTCCGGGTGTTCGACACCGGTAACTTCCGGCTGGCCGGAGTCATGGTCTTCGCCGCCGGCGCGGCCATGTTCGGCGCGACGCTCTACCTTCCGCTGTTCCAGCAGAGCGTTCAGGGCGCCGACGCGACGAGCTCCGGTCTGCTGCTGTTGCCGATGGTGGTTCCGATCGCCCTGGTCTCCAACATCGCGGGCAAGGTCATGTCCCGGACCGGCAAGTACAAGATCTTCCCCATCCTGGGAGCCGGCTTCCTGGCCGTGGGCCTCTTCCTGCTGTCGACCATGGACACCGGTACGTCCCGCACCGTCACTTCCTTCTACATGGTGCTGGTCGGTGTCGGGCTCGGGTTCCTGATGCAGATGACCACGACCATCGCGCAGAACAGCGTCGAGATGCGCGACATGGGTGTCGCGTCTGCGGGCGTCACGCTCTTCCGCACGATCGGCGGCTCGCTGGGCGTGGCCGTGTTCGGCTCGCTGTTCACCCGGGCCACCGAACACCACCTCCCCTCGGCGGCGTCCGGGAACGCCGACGCCTCGCTCAGCGGCTCCGCCGTGGACCGGCTGCCGCAGGGCGCCAAGGACGCCTATCTGACCGCGGTCGCCGACGGAACCCAGCAGATCTTCCTGGTCGCCGCGGCCGTCTGCCTCGCCGCTCTTCTCGCCGCGCTCGCGGTCAAGGAGGTCCCGCTCCGCGGCAAGCCCGTGGCCGCCGAACCCGCGGAGCAGCCCTCGGCAGAGAAGGCGCGGATTTGGCGCTGA
- a CDS encoding helix-turn-helix domain-containing protein gives MADDYLVRIGKLIRDARQHRGWTQAQLAEALGTSQSAVNRIERGNQNISLEMIARIGEALDSEIVSLGYAGPMHLRVVGGRRLSGSIDVKTSKNACVALLCATLLNRGRTVLRRVARIEEVYRLLEVLGSIGVRTRWINDGVDLEIVPPAELEMEAIDEEAARRTRSIIMFLGPLLHRVDSFKLPYAGGCDLGTRTIEPHMIALRRFGLEIAATEGLYHAQVDRAVTPGRPIVLTERGDTVTENALLAAARHDGVTVIRNASSNYMVQDLCFFLEALGVRVEGVGTTTLTVHGVPNIDVDVDYSPSEDPVEAMSLLAAAVVTESELTVCRVPIEFLEIELAVLEEMGLDQDRSAEYFADNGRTRLVDLTVRPSKLEAPIDKIHPMPFPGLNIDNVPFFAAIAASAQGKTLIHDWVYDNRAIYLTDLNRLGGRLQLLDPHRVLVEGPTRWRAAEMMCPPALRPAVVVLLAMMAAEGTSVLRNVYVINRGYEDLAERLNTIGAQIEIFRDI, from the coding sequence ATGGCAGACGATTACCTCGTACGCATCGGCAAGCTCATCCGTGACGCCCGGCAGCATCGGGGCTGGACTCAGGCGCAGCTCGCCGAGGCGCTCGGCACCAGTCAGAGCGCCGTCAATCGCATCGAGCGCGGCAATCAAAACATCAGCCTTGAGATGATCGCTCGAATCGGTGAAGCCCTGGACAGTGAGATCGTCTCTCTGGGCTACGCGGGTCCCATGCATCTGCGGGTGGTCGGCGGACGCCGTCTGTCCGGCTCGATCGATGTCAAGACCAGCAAGAACGCATGCGTGGCACTGCTGTGCGCCACGCTCCTCAACCGGGGGCGCACGGTGCTGCGCCGGGTCGCCCGCATCGAGGAGGTGTACCGCCTTCTGGAGGTGCTCGGCTCCATCGGCGTACGCACCCGGTGGATCAACGACGGCGTCGATCTGGAGATCGTGCCGCCGGCCGAGCTGGAGATGGAGGCGATCGACGAGGAGGCGGCCCGCCGCACCCGCTCGATCATCATGTTCCTGGGGCCGTTGCTGCACCGCGTGGACAGCTTCAAGCTGCCGTACGCGGGCGGCTGCGACCTCGGGACGCGCACCATCGAGCCGCACATGATCGCACTGCGCCGGTTCGGTCTGGAGATCGCCGCGACCGAGGGTCTCTACCACGCCCAGGTGGATCGGGCGGTCACCCCCGGCCGCCCGATCGTGCTGACCGAGCGCGGCGACACGGTGACCGAGAACGCGCTGCTCGCCGCCGCCCGCCACGACGGCGTCACGGTCATCCGAAACGCCTCGTCCAACTACATGGTCCAGGACCTCTGCTTCTTCCTGGAGGCCCTGGGCGTACGGGTCGAGGGCGTCGGCACCACGACGCTCACCGTGCACGGCGTGCCGAACATCGATGTCGACGTGGACTACTCGCCGTCCGAGGACCCGGTCGAGGCGATGAGCCTGCTGGCCGCCGCCGTGGTCACGGAGTCCGAGCTGACGGTGTGCCGGGTGCCGATCGAGTTCCTGGAGATCGAGCTCGCCGTCCTGGAGGAGATGGGCCTCGACCAGGACCGCTCGGCGGAGTACTTCGCCGACAACGGGCGTACGCGTCTGGTGGACCTGACGGTCCGGCCCTCCAAGCTGGAGGCGCCGATCGACAAGATCCACCCGATGCCGTTCCCGGGCCTGAACATCGACAACGTGCCGTTCTTCGCGGCGATCGCGGCCTCCGCCCAGGGCAAGACCCTGATCCACGACTGGGTCTACGACAACCGCGCGATCTATCTGACGGACCTCAACCGCCTCGGCGGCCGGTTGCAGTTGCTGGACCCGCACCGGGTCCTGGTCGAGGGGCCGACCCGCTGGCGCGCCGCCGAGATGATGTGCCCGCCCGCGCTGCGGCCCGCCGTGGTCGTCCTGCTGGCGATGATGGCGGCCGAGGGCACGTCCGTCCTGCGGAACGTGTACGTCATCAACCGGGGTTACGAGGATCTGGCCGAGCGTCTCAACACGATCGGCGCGCAGATCGAGATCTTCCGGGACATCTGA
- a CDS encoding TetR/AcrR family transcriptional regulator — protein MNEMTMGRRERKKAATRKALADAALDLFLERGYDQVSVKDIADAADVSTTTLFKHFPSKEALVFDEDAEQEAALVSAVRDRAPGRSIPAALCEGILHIRSGANLEDPRIAAFRALVEGTPVLRSYAHRMWMRHQAAVAHAIAEEIGAPDDDAACAALARFALEAPRVGEGYPDPRERIRRAFDLLERGWSAEHGRG, from the coding sequence ATGAACGAGATGACGATGGGCCGCCGTGAGCGGAAGAAGGCCGCCACCCGCAAGGCTCTGGCGGACGCGGCTCTGGATCTATTCCTTGAGCGTGGCTATGACCAGGTCAGCGTCAAGGACATCGCCGACGCCGCCGATGTGTCGACGACGACCCTTTTCAAGCACTTCCCGAGCAAGGAGGCGCTGGTCTTCGACGAGGACGCGGAGCAGGAGGCGGCGCTGGTGTCGGCCGTACGTGACCGGGCTCCCGGCCGGTCGATCCCCGCGGCGCTGTGCGAGGGCATCCTGCACATCCGTTCCGGCGCCAACCTGGAGGACCCGCGTATCGCCGCGTTCCGCGCGCTCGTCGAGGGCACGCCGGTACTCCGCTCGTACGCCCATCGCATGTGGATGCGTCACCAGGCCGCCGTGGCCCACGCCATCGCCGAGGAGATCGGCGCGCCGGACGACGACGCGGCCTGCGCGGCCCTGGCCCGATTCGCCCTCGAGGCCCCCAGGGTCGGCGAGGGCTACCCGGACCCCCGTGAGCGGATCCGCCGCGCTTTCGACCTCCTCGAGCGGGGCTGGTCGGCCGAGCACGGGCGGGGCTGA